One part of the Bradyrhizobium sp. CB1650 genome encodes these proteins:
- a CDS encoding GntR family transcriptional regulator — protein sequence MDLPAALHLVEPLDRQTLGERAYARLADLLMSGRLAPGEKLSLRGAADVLGVSIMPVREAVSRLVADRALEVAPNRAVRVPLMTTAQFRDLTRVRTTIEGHAAAEAARNRAKTDIAAIAEAEEAMLAVSRAKLPDLPRAVELNKTFHFAVYEAAHSPILTEIIRALWLKAGPVINLDLRENPERLAKGGAIRFHADVRKAIASGDAETARAGIAADISGAAEFILSRGRLAG from the coding sequence TTGGATCTACCCGCCGCGCTCCATTTGGTTGAGCCGCTCGACCGCCAAACCCTTGGCGAGCGGGCCTATGCCCGGCTGGCCGATCTCCTGATGTCCGGCCGTCTCGCGCCCGGCGAAAAGCTGTCGCTGCGCGGGGCGGCCGATGTGCTCGGCGTTTCCATCATGCCGGTGCGCGAGGCGGTGTCGCGCCTGGTCGCCGATCGGGCGCTGGAGGTCGCGCCCAATCGGGCGGTGCGGGTTCCACTGATGACGACGGCGCAATTTCGCGATCTGACGCGAGTGCGCACCACCATCGAAGGCCACGCCGCGGCCGAGGCCGCGCGCAATCGCGCCAAGACCGACATCGCCGCGATCGCGGAAGCCGAAGAGGCGATGCTGGCCGTGAGCCGAGCGAAATTGCCCGACCTGCCGCGCGCCGTCGAGCTCAACAAGACCTTCCACTTCGCGGTTTATGAAGCAGCGCACTCGCCGATCCTCACCGAGATCATCCGCGCGCTGTGGCTAAAGGCCGGGCCGGTGATCAATCTCGATCTGCGGGAGAACCCGGAGAGGCTCGCCAAGGGCGGCGCGATCCGCTTCCATGCCGATGTGCGCAAGGCGATCGCGTCGGGCGATGCCGAGACCGCGCGGGCCGGTATCGCAGCCGACATCAGCGGCGCCGCCGAATTCATACTGTCTCGCGGGCGGCTCGCCGGCTGA
- a CDS encoding branched-chain amino acid ABC transporter permease produces the protein MLLTQQILNGLLDGVYYLLIALGLSLIFSLGGIVNLAHGAFYAIGAYLTLVFSAYLGFGGAFIAAPVAVALLGMIIERTLFRRFYRADPILSLLMTFGLAMIAEQALRMIFGAPPLSYSIPPWLRGQVAIGGFIYSFYRVVLLGIAAACVAGLWLLLQKTSFGRVVRAGVQNPDMVGALGISLQPYMSAVAAIGIGLAGLAGVLLAPIYSIHPAMGQEIITPAFVVVVIGGLGSFWGVVAAALLVGLVKGIMVGIGYSAASTAAIYLLMLLVLLFRPRGLFGERILRFE, from the coding sequence ATGTTGTTGACCCAGCAAATTCTCAACGGGCTGCTGGACGGCGTCTACTATCTCCTGATCGCGCTCGGCCTTTCGCTGATCTTTTCGCTTGGCGGCATCGTCAATCTCGCGCATGGCGCGTTCTATGCAATTGGCGCCTACCTCACGCTGGTGTTTTCTGCCTATCTCGGCTTTGGCGGCGCGTTTATCGCGGCACCCGTGGCCGTCGCACTGCTCGGCATGATCATCGAGCGCACGCTGTTTCGCCGCTTCTATCGCGCCGATCCGATCCTGTCGCTGCTGATGACCTTCGGCCTTGCCATGATCGCCGAGCAGGCGCTGCGCATGATCTTCGGTGCGCCGCCACTATCCTACTCGATACCGCCCTGGCTTCGCGGCCAGGTCGCGATCGGCGGCTTCATCTATTCCTTCTATCGAGTGGTGCTGCTCGGTATTGCGGCGGCCTGCGTCGCAGGATTGTGGCTCCTGCTGCAAAAGACCTCGTTCGGACGCGTGGTCCGCGCCGGCGTGCAGAACCCCGACATGGTCGGCGCGCTCGGCATTTCGCTCCAACCTTATATGTCGGCGGTCGCCGCGATCGGAATCGGGCTCGCCGGCCTTGCCGGCGTCCTGCTAGCACCGATCTATTCCATCCACCCTGCGATGGGCCAGGAGATCATTACGCCGGCCTTTGTCGTGGTCGTGATCGGCGGCCTCGGCTCGTTCTGGGGCGTAGTCGCCGCGGCGCTCCTGGTCGGGCTCGTCAAGGGCATCATGGTTGGCATCGGTTATTCCGCCGCCTCTACCGCCGCGATCTATCTGTTGATGCTGCTGGTGCTGCTGTTCAGGCCGCGCGGCCTGTTTGGCGAGCGCATCCTGCGCTTCGAGTAG
- a CDS encoding ABC transporter substrate-binding protein — translation MSNNLHFTRRRLLTTAGTLALASGISAPGILRAQGTEVIRIGHLTPRTGFLGPLGEYAVMAADLAIEEINAAGGMMGRKVELLKEDSVNPQTASTKAERMIERDKVACIIGEISSASCLTIAQVAQRNKVLYINTGGNSDALRGSDCKRYMFHVESQNSMYVKSVGRSFLREGLVKGKKWYSLTADYAFGHDLLKVAKRFMEGNGGQFAGDDLVPTDATDFSAYLLKIRDAKPDLVVINLAGTQTTNFLKQYAEFGLTFPVGGFGFDTALAWAAGKGNFVGTWPVVWHHLVDTPGTKNFVAAFTKKYSKPPENQAWGDYVATKIVAQAVNELKSTDSTKMIEYFEKGAKFDLLKTRQGYFRTSDHQLMHEMYAVTALPADKIKNQWDIFTSSAPVPGPNEDLEAIAATKEENSCTFPT, via the coding sequence ATGTCGAACAACCTTCATTTCACGCGCCGCCGCCTGCTCACGACGGCAGGCACGCTTGCGCTCGCGTCGGGAATCTCCGCACCCGGCATCCTGCGCGCGCAGGGCACCGAAGTGATCCGGATCGGGCACCTGACGCCGCGCACCGGCTTCCTCGGCCCGCTCGGCGAATACGCCGTGATGGCGGCCGATCTCGCGATCGAGGAGATCAACGCCGCGGGCGGCATGATGGGCCGCAAGGTCGAACTCCTGAAGGAGGACTCGGTCAATCCGCAGACCGCCTCGACCAAGGCCGAGCGCATGATCGAGCGCGACAAGGTCGCTTGCATCATCGGCGAGATCTCCTCGGCCTCGTGCCTGACGATCGCGCAGGTCGCTCAGCGCAACAAGGTGCTCTACATCAATACAGGCGGCAATTCCGACGCCCTGCGCGGCTCCGACTGCAAGCGCTACATGTTCCATGTCGAGTCGCAAAACTCGATGTATGTGAAGAGCGTCGGCCGCTCGTTCCTGCGCGAGGGTCTGGTCAAGGGCAAGAAGTGGTACTCGCTGACGGCGGACTACGCCTTCGGCCATGACCTGTTGAAGGTTGCCAAGCGCTTCATGGAAGGCAATGGCGGGCAATTCGCCGGCGACGATCTGGTGCCGACGGACGCGACCGACTTCTCCGCCTACCTGCTCAAGATCCGCGATGCCAAGCCGGACCTCGTCGTGATCAATCTCGCGGGCACCCAGACCACCAACTTCCTCAAGCAATATGCCGAGTTCGGCCTCACCTTCCCGGTCGGCGGCTTCGGCTTCGATACTGCGCTCGCCTGGGCCGCCGGCAAGGGCAATTTCGTTGGCACTTGGCCGGTGGTCTGGCATCACCTCGTCGACACGCCCGGCACCAAGAACTTTGTCGCCGCCTTCACCAAGAAGTACTCCAAGCCGCCGGAAAACCAGGCCTGGGGCGACTATGTCGCAACCAAGATCGTGGCGCAGGCGGTGAACGAATTGAAGTCGACGGACTCGACCAAGATGATCGAGTATTTCGAGAAGGGCGCGAAGTTCGACCTCTTGAAGACGCGGCAGGGCTACTTCCGGACTTCAGACCACCAGTTGATGCACGAGATGTACGCCGTCACTGCGCTGCCGGCCGACAAGATCAAGAACCAGTGGGACATCTTCACGTCCAGCGCGCCCGTGCCGGGGCCAAACGAAGATCTCGAAGCGATCGCTGCGACCAAGGAAGAGAATAGCTGCACCTTCCCGACGTAA